The following proteins are co-located in the Candidatus Methanogranum gryphiswaldense genome:
- a CDS encoding TIGR00266 family protein has protein sequence MRYTITGDNLQFVNVQIDEGEEFQSVAGAMRYMTGNMTMEAKLDGGLFKGIKRSITGSSLFLVRYNSHGGTGIVGLGGWAPGKIVDLDIGKGSWVVQKSGFLGAQTTVDMDLAFQKKLGSALFGGEGFILQRLSGTGTAFVAACGDFNIVDLKAGEKYKVSTSNAVAWQDTVQYDISAAGGIKTALFAGEGLFVTTLTGPGKIIIQSMTLADLAGALIPYLPSNHS, from the coding sequence ATGAGGTACACAATTACCGGAGATAATTTGCAGTTTGTAAATGTACAGATAGATGAAGGCGAGGAGTTCCAATCCGTTGCCGGTGCTATGAGGTACATGACTGGTAACATGACAATGGAGGCCAAACTTGATGGTGGGTTATTCAAAGGTATCAAGAGGTCCATTACAGGATCATCTTTGTTCCTTGTAAGATATAACTCTCATGGTGGGACGGGAATTGTCGGCCTTGGAGGATGGGCTCCTGGAAAGATAGTAGATCTGGATATTGGAAAGGGATCATGGGTCGTTCAGAAGAGCGGTTTCCTTGGTGCTCAGACGACCGTCGACATGGATCTAGCATTCCAGAAGAAACTCGGATCTGCGTTGTTCGGAGGAGAGGGATTCATTTTGCAGAGACTTAGCGGTACAGGTACCGCTTTCGTTGCTGCATGCGGAGATTTCAATATCGTCGATCTAAAAGCCGGAGAGAAATACAAGGTATCCACATCCAACGCAGTCGCTTGGCAAGATACAGTACAGTACGACATATCTGCTGCTGGAGGAATAAAGACAGCTCTTTTCGCAGGAGAAGGATTGTTCGTCACCACACTGACTGGACCGGGAAAGATCATAATACAGTCAATGACCCTTGCCGATCTTGCTGGAGCTCTAATACCCTACTTGCCGTCAAATCACAGCTGA
- a CDS encoding Kae1-associated serine/threonine protein kinase — MNSQPVASGAEAEIFETEFLGRPAMVKIRSPKAYRHPDLDQRIRSSRIKSEARLMRDARNIGVRTPIIYDVDIQDCSITMERISGRKVKDLLDEEPQKADIICRMIGKAVAELHNAGISHGDLTTSNMIVMEDGKLCMLDFSMGSSKIEIEDMGVDIRLLERAFSSAHPKLKGSYEMLIEEYCAKKTNSKIIMKKVQEIKDRGRYT; from the coding sequence ATGAACTCCCAACCCGTGGCGAGCGGTGCAGAGGCTGAGATCTTTGAAACAGAATTCCTCGGCCGCCCGGCAATGGTCAAGATAAGATCGCCCAAAGCGTATAGACATCCTGATCTGGATCAAAGAATAAGATCATCTAGGATAAAAAGCGAAGCAAGGCTCATGAGGGATGCCAGAAACATAGGGGTCAGAACCCCCATCATCTATGATGTTGACATACAGGACTGCAGTATAACGATGGAGCGTATATCCGGAAGAAAGGTGAAGGACCTTTTAGACGAGGAACCGCAAAAAGCAGATATTATCTGTAGAATGATTGGAAAGGCCGTTGCAGAACTTCATAACGCAGGTATTAGCCATGGTGACCTTACCACATCCAATATGATCGTGATGGAGGATGGCAAATTGTGTATGCTCGATTTTTCTATGGGCTCCTCGAAAATAGAGATAGAGGACATGGGAGTTGACATACGTCTCTTGGAAAGAGCATTCAGCTCCGCACATCCTAAACTAAAAGGTTCCTATGAGATGCTGATCGAGGAATATTGTGCAAAAAAGACCAATTCCAAGATCATCATGAAAAAAGTACAGGAGATCAAGGACAGAGGAAGATACACATGA
- the radB gene encoding DNA repair and recombination protein RadB, which produces MKRVPIGCQALDDLLGGGIEDSSVTLIYGEGGCGKTNICLQLAFNVVKSGKKVAFIDAEGISYDRIRQIFGEDDAVKNLLVFQVHSFEEQSDRIDKISRLAEKDVLGMVIIDSMTTFYRLNHDDPKIRNDLIRQTEVLLGIARRYEVPVLISSQVYSNLQTGTIEFLGGHAMQHNAKTIIRLDKRNNGVRTAVVIKHRSLPEGRTANYRITATGISDV; this is translated from the coding sequence GTGAAGCGTGTACCGATCGGCTGTCAGGCTCTCGATGATCTATTGGGAGGAGGGATAGAGGACAGCAGTGTGACCCTTATTTACGGCGAAGGAGGTTGTGGAAAAACGAACATATGTCTGCAATTGGCTTTCAATGTAGTTAAAAGTGGTAAAAAGGTCGCCTTCATTGATGCGGAAGGCATATCTTACGATCGTATACGTCAGATATTCGGCGAAGATGATGCTGTGAAGAATCTTCTGGTATTCCAAGTTCACAGTTTCGAGGAACAATCCGATCGTATAGATAAGATATCAAGATTGGCAGAGAAGGATGTTCTCGGCATGGTCATAATTGATTCAATGACCACATTTTATCGTTTGAATCATGATGACCCAAAGATAAGGAATGATCTCATAAGGCAGACCGAGGTGCTTCTCGGAATCGCAAGGAGATACGAGGTGCCGGTCCTGATATCTTCTCAGGTGTATTCAAATCTGCAGACTGGTACAATAGAATTCCTTGGCGGACACGCGATGCAGCATAATGCCAAGACGATAATAAGGCTGGATAAAAGGAATAACGGTGTCAGGACTGCTGTTGTGATAAAGCATCGCAGCCTCCCCGAAGGGAGGACCGCGAATTATCGCATAACTGCGACCGGAATAAGCGACGTTTAA